A DNA window from Daucus carota subsp. sativus chromosome 3, DH1 v3.0, whole genome shotgun sequence contains the following coding sequences:
- the LOC108211237 gene encoding short-chain dehydrogenase TIC 32, chloroplastic, whose product MWLLGFNGPSGFSARSTAEQVTKGIDGTGLTAIVTGASNGIGIETARVLALRGVHVIMGVRNVKAGNKVREDILKNIPNAKIDVMEIDLNSMASIRKFASEYISSGLPLNILVNNAGIMAPPFTLSKDNIEQQFAVNHLGPFLLTNLLLDTMKKTAATSQKEGRIINVSSELHRYGYKEGIRFDKINDESSYDGNLAYKQSKLCNLLHTNELARRLKGEGVNITANSLHPGVIATNLISHMTLLSWVSTIAQYVTKNIPQGAATSCYLALNPKVNGVSGGYFMDSNQAEPGSLAKDEELAKKLWDFSLELTASK is encoded by the exons ATGTGGCTATTGGGATTTAACGGGCCATCTGGGTTCTCAGCTCGTTCCACTGCTGAGCAAGTCACTAAAGGAATCGATGGAACTGGACTTACTGCTATTGTTACAG GAGCATCCAATGGTATTGGAATAGAGACTGCACGTGTCCTCGCCTTGCGTGGTGTACATGTGATTATGGGAGTGAGGAACGTTAAAGCTGGAAACAAAGTTAGAGAGGACATACTCAAGAATATCCCCAATGCTAAAATTGATGTCATGGAAATAGATCTCAACTCAATGGCGTCTATAAGGAAATTTGCCAGCGAATATATTTCCTCTGGTCTTCCTCTGAATATCCTTGT CAACAATGCAGGGATTATGGCTCCTCCATTTACACTATCAAAGGACAACATAGAACAGCAGTTTGCAGTTAACCATTTGG GTCCATTTCTTTTGACGAATCTCTTGTTGGACACCATGAAAAAGACAGCAGCTACTAGCCAGAAAGAAGGAAGAATTATTAACGTTTCATCGGAGCTCCACCGTTATGGGTACAAAGAAGGGATCCGTTTTGACAAAATTAATGATGAATCAAG CTATGATGGCAATCTTGCCTACAAACAGTCAAAGCTTTGTAACCTATTGCATACCAACGAGCTTGCAAGGCGCTTGAAG GGAGAAGGGGTGAACATAACTGCAAATTCTCTTCATCCTGGAGTCATTGCCACGAATCTTATCAGTCACATGACTCTTCTCAGCT GGGTTTCTACTATTGCACAATATGTGACCAAGAACATTCCCCAG GGGGCAGCAACATCATGCTATTTGGCATTGAATCCCAAAGTTAACGGTGTCTCTGGCGGATATTTTATGGACAGCAACCAAGCTGAACCAGGCTCTTTGGCTAAGGATGAAGAACTGGCCAAGAAACTGTGGGATTTCAGCTTGGAGTTGACAGCTTCCAAGTAG
- the LOC108211245 gene encoding uncharacterized protein At2g39795, mitochondrial: MALIPTILRRSLSLSRASVSAVRLIGGVSHFNCNCHSCTSIALKKSHLSQDFSVPSSSVRNFSASVAVTRPSPDESLIKVIDQEIACAVESNEDNEVQEAPEDFPFEIEDNPGQHTISLSAEHDGEAISVVVYMPNVTAEEENNDNDDDDDAENPSESSMSLVVRLSKSSGLVLEFGCTAYPDEISIDTLSVKDPENVEDPLAYEGPDFSDLDENLQKAFHKYLEIRGIKPSMTNHLYEYMLNKDSKEYLVWLKNLKEFVQA, translated from the exons ATGGCTCTCATACCCACCATTCTCCGCAGATCTCTCTCACTCTCCCGTGCTTCAGTCTCCGCCGTCCGATTGATCGGCGGCGTCAGCCATTTCAATTGCAACTGCCACTCTTGCACTTCAATTGCGCTAAAAAAATCTCATCTTTCTCAAGACTTCAGTGTCCCCTCTTCTTCGGTCCGTAATTTCTCTGCCTCGGTCGCCGTGACTCGCCCGAGTCCCGACGAGTCGCTGATTAAAGTCATCGATCAGGAAATCGCTTGCGCTGTCGAGTCGAACGAGGATAATGAG GTGCAGGAGGCTCCAGAGGACTTCCCATTTGAAATTGAAGATAACCCTGGCCAGCATACAATATCTCTGTCTGCTGAACATGATGGCGAGGCTATTAGTGTTGTGGTTTACATGCCCAATGTTACAGCTGAAGAGGAAAACAACGATAATGATGACGACGATGATGCTGAGAATCCTAGCGAGTCTAGTATGTCGCTGGTTGTTCGACTTAGTAAGAGTTCTGGTCTTGTTTTGGAATTTGGTTGTACTGCATACCCGGATGAGATCTCAATTGACACCTTATCAGTTAAGGACCCTGAAAATGTTGAAGATCCTCTAGCTTACGAAGGACCTGATTTCTC TGATTTGGACGAGAATCTGCAAAAAGCTTTTCACAAGTATCTAGAGATCAGGGGAATCAAGCCTAGCATGACAAATCATCTCTACGAGTACATGCTCAACAAAGACAGCAAAGAATACTTGGTCTGGTTGAAGAATCTTAAGGAGTTCGTACAGGCGTAA